The proteins below come from a single Salmo salar unplaced genomic scaffold, Ssal_v3.1, whole genome shotgun sequence genomic window:
- the LOC106595825 gene encoding tripartite motif-containing protein 16, with protein MAQQGVLLDQDQFCCSVCLDLLKEPVTIPCGHSYCRSCIEGCWDQDVLKGVYSCPQCRETFTPRPILRKNNMLAEVVEKLKKTGLQAAPPPALCYAGPRDVACDFCTGTRKQKALMSCLVCLASYCETHLQSHYESPALKKHKLVKATAQLQEKICSHHDKLLEVYCRTDQQGICYQCVMDEHKGHDTVSAAAERTEKQRQLGMSQQKVQQRFQEREKELKELQQAVESLKRSAQAAVEDSDQIFTELIRSIERRSSEVKELIRAQEKDQVSEAEGVLEQLKQEIAELRKRSTELEQLSHTEDHIYFLQSYQSLSSISVSSDLPSIVVRPLQFFGDVSKTVSELREKLEDFLKGEWTKISTTVNIVEVVLPPEPKTREQLLQYSCQLTLDPNTAHTLLSLSEGNRKVTYTDQVQPYPDHPDRFTNIFQVLCREGLSGRCYWEVEWSGNVDTAVSYKDISRTETDNIFGYNNKSWSLQRYSDGYYFIHNNVKTKVSGPQSSRVGVYLDHKAGTLSFYRVSDTMTLLHRVQTTFTQTIYPGFNIYYNSTAELVKL; from the exons atggctcaacagggagttctgctggaccaggaccagttctgttgttctgtctgtctggatctactgaaggaaccagtcaccatcccctgtggacacagttactgtaggagctgtattgagggctgctgggatcaggatgttctgaaaggggtctatagctgtcctcagtgcagagagaccttcactccaaggcctattctgaggaaaaataacatgttggctgaggtggtggagaaactgaagaagacaggactccaggctgctccccctcctgctctgtgctatgctggacctagagatgtggcgtgtgatttctgcactgggaccagaaagcagaaagccctcatgtcctgtctggtgtgtctggcctcttactgtgagactcacctccaatctcactacgaatctcctgctttgaagaagcacaagctggtcaaagccaccgcacaactacaggagaagatctgctctcatcatgacaaactgctggaggtttactgtcgtaccgatcagcagggtatctgttatcagtgtgtgatggatgaacataaaggccatgatacagtgtcagctgcagcagagaggactgagaaacag aggcagctggggatgagtcagcagaaggtccagcagagattccaggagagagagaaggagctgaaggagctccaacaggctgtggagtctctcaag cgctctgcacaggcagcagtggaggacagtgatcagatctttactgagctgatccgctccattgagagaaggagctctgaggtgaaggagctgatcagagcccaagagaaggatcaagtgagtgaagctgaaggagtcctggagcaactgaagcaggagatagctgagctgaggaagagaagcactgagctggagcagctctcacacacagaggatcacatctatttcctccag agttatcagtctctctccagtatcagtgtatcttcagacttacccagcatcgttgtccgtcctcttcagttctttggagatgtgagtaagactgtgtctgaactgagagagaaactagaagacttccttaaaggagaatggaccaagatctccactacag tgaatatagtggaggttgttctgcctccagagcccaagaccagagaacagttgttacaat attcctgtcagctcacactggacccaaacacagcacacacactcctctctctgtctgaagggaacagaaaggtgacctatacagaccaagtccaaccatatcctgaccatccagacagattcaccaacatattccaggttctgtgtagagagggtctgtctggacgctgttactgggaggtggagtggagtggtaatgttgatacagcagtctcatataaagacatcagcagaacagagacagataatatatttggatacaataacaagtcctggagtttacagcGCTATAGTGATGGTTATTATTTCATACACAATAATGTtaagactaaagtatcaggccctcagtcctccagagtaggagtgtacctggatcacaaggcaggtactctgtccttctacagggtctctgacacaatgaccctcctccacagagtccagaccacattcactcagaccatctatcctgggtttaatatctattataatagtactgctgagctggttaaactgtag